The segment CTGCAGGATGCCACCAATCAGGCCCAGGCCTATCTGGACGAACTGGCCGAGCAGCATGCCCTGACCCTGGCCCAGGCCATGGCGGCACTGGAACAGGGGGCGAACCAGCTGTGGAACGAACACCGTCAGGATATCGTCACCCTGGTCAGCATGGTCGTACGCAAGGTCATCAATCTTGAAATGGACTCCCGGCGCGAGGAAATCCTGGCCTCGGTCATGGATCAGGCCCTGGAAGCCATCGACTCCCAGCGGGAATTACGCATCAAGGTCAATCCCGTGGACGAAGAGGCCGTGACCGGACTCATGGAGCGGGCCAAGGCCTTGCATCCCGGACTGGAGCGCTGGAGCGTTCGCCCTGACGACAATCTTCAGCCCGGTGGCATGGTGCTGGAATCCGCCCAGGGCATGGTG is part of the Desulfovibrio ferrophilus genome and harbors:
- a CDS encoding FliH/SctL family protein, whose protein sequence is MSLSNDNATRNTGRVIMGLGSQGPMETSLSELQGQRDLTKWTSKTEEEYMTRVRDRATGAAKQIISQAMTKAAELREQGKAEGLQDATNQAQAYLDELAEQHALTLAQAMAALEQGANQLWNEHRQDIVTLVSMVVRKVINLEMDSRREEILASVMDQALEAIDSQRELRIKVNPVDEEAVTGLMERAKALHPGLERWSVRPDDNLQPGGMVLESAQGMVDNSMEGRWQIVEAVLDQLGLDNGSAAAPSEEGAGL